The following proteins come from a genomic window of Limosilactobacillus reuteri:
- a CDS encoding MetQ/NlpA family ABC transporter substrate-binding protein, which yields MKRKKRRNIIIWSVVALIVVIAGYFSFIRPQQQAKRTVTVGIMAGSKQDDEIWNSVSKTAKDKYNVTLKFKRFTDYNQPNKALENGDVDLNAFQHKLFLQTWNKAHKTDLVSLGDTFITPIRLYSKQYKSVKEIPNGGTIAVPNDASNESRALFALKNAGLIDLKKGTKLATVSSISKNPRDLKIKELAADQTARSLDNVDAAVVNTNYAQDAGFNYKSAIFVEPVNKDSKQWVNIIAVKDSEKNNKIYKDVVRAYQTEKTKREIKKLYGTAEIPAWDLNFNK from the coding sequence ATGAAGAGAAAGAAAAGAAGAAATATCATTATTTGGTCAGTAGTTGCACTTATCGTTGTTATTGCCGGATACTTTAGTTTTATCCGTCCGCAACAACAAGCAAAACGGACTGTTACTGTCGGGATTATGGCTGGTTCAAAACAAGACGATGAAATTTGGAATTCAGTAAGCAAAACCGCTAAAGATAAGTACAACGTTACCTTAAAATTCAAACGATTCACTGATTACAACCAACCAAACAAGGCTTTGGAAAATGGCGATGTTGACTTAAACGCCTTCCAACACAAGTTATTCTTACAAACTTGGAATAAAGCCCATAAAACTGATCTTGTTTCTTTAGGTGATACATTTATTACTCCAATCCGGTTATACTCCAAGCAATACAAGAGTGTAAAGGAAATTCCTAATGGTGGAACGATCGCAGTGCCAAATGATGCTTCAAACGAATCACGGGCATTATTCGCATTAAAGAATGCTGGTTTGATTGACCTAAAGAAGGGTACAAAGCTCGCAACCGTAAGTTCAATTTCTAAGAACCCACGCGATCTTAAGATTAAAGAATTAGCCGCTGATCAAACAGCCCGGTCGCTAGATAACGTTGATGCCGCAGTAGTTAACACTAACTATGCGCAAGATGCTGGTTTTAATTACAAGAGTGCTATTTTCGTTGAACCAGTTAACAAGGATTCAAAGCAATGGGTCAATATCATTGCTGTTAAAGACAGTGAAAAGAACAACAAGATTTACAAAGATGTTGTACGTGCTTACCAAACTGAAAAAACTAAACGAGAAATTAAGAAACTATACGGAACTGCAGAAATTCCTGCTTGGGACCTCAACTTCAATAAATAA
- a CDS encoding L-lactate dehydrogenase, producing MTRKVGVIGMGNVGSTVAHYIVAMGFADDLVLIDKNEAKVKADALDFEDAMANLPFHTNITVNDYSALKDADVIVSALGNIKLQDNPNADRFAELPFTRQAVKEVAQKIKESGFNGKIVAITNPVDVITSLYQKITGLPKNRVLGTGTLLDSARMKRAVAERLNLDPRSVDGYNLGEHGNSQFTAWSTVRVLGRPLTELADKRGLDLEELDKEAKMGGWTVFQGKKYTNYGVATVAVKLVNAILSDSLTELPVSNFREEYGVYLSYPAVVGRDGVVEQAQLDLTEEELQKLQTSADFIKKKYQESLQAKD from the coding sequence ATGACACGAAAAGTTGGAGTTATCGGAATGGGTAATGTGGGGTCAACAGTTGCCCACTATATTGTGGCAATGGGTTTTGCAGATGACCTAGTTCTGATCGACAAAAACGAAGCAAAGGTTAAGGCAGATGCACTTGATTTTGAAGATGCGATGGCTAATTTGCCTTTCCATACCAATATTACTGTTAATGATTACAGTGCGTTGAAGGATGCGGATGTAATTGTATCCGCGTTAGGAAATATCAAACTTCAAGATAATCCTAATGCTGATCGTTTTGCGGAACTTCCATTTACCCGCCAAGCAGTAAAAGAGGTTGCACAAAAGATTAAGGAAAGTGGCTTTAACGGTAAGATTGTGGCTATTACTAATCCGGTTGATGTTATTACCTCGCTCTACCAAAAAATAACTGGCCTTCCGAAGAACCGTGTATTAGGAACAGGGACCCTGCTTGACTCCGCACGAATGAAGCGAGCAGTAGCTGAACGGCTTAATTTAGATCCGCGTTCTGTAGATGGTTATAATCTTGGAGAGCATGGTAATTCGCAATTTACAGCATGGTCTACTGTTCGCGTTCTTGGCCGTCCTTTAACTGAATTAGCAGATAAGCGCGGATTAGACTTAGAAGAGCTTGATAAGGAAGCTAAGATGGGTGGCTGGACTGTCTTTCAAGGGAAAAAGTATACTAATTATGGGGTTGCAACGGTCGCTGTTAAGCTTGTCAATGCAATTTTATCCGATTCATTGACTGAATTACCGGTATCAAACTTCCGTGAAGAATACGGAGTCTACTTGTCTTACCCAGCAGTCGTTGGTCGTGATGGAGTTGTAGAGCAAGCACAACTTGACTTGACAGAAGAAGAACTGCAAAAGCTGCAAACATCAGCCGATTTCATTAAGAAAAAATATCAAGAAAGTTTGCAAGCAAAAGATTAA
- a CDS encoding methionine ABC transporter permease codes for MNNLIPNVIQLGWGGDNGWGTSIIQTIYMTFWPAIFGGILGLIFGVALVVTEPGGILENRIVFSIVDKVVSVFRAIPFIILLAFIAPFTQLIVGTQIGTTAALVPLSLGVFAFYARQVQVALESVDHGKIEAAQAIGATNWDIIIDVYLREARSELVRVSTVTLISLVSLTAMAGAIGAGGLGNTAISYGYDRFNNDVTLVATILVLLFVLIIQVVGDILAKKLNHQDR; via the coding sequence ATGAATAATCTTATACCAAATGTAATTCAACTTGGTTGGGGTGGTGACAACGGTTGGGGCACTTCAATCATTCAAACTATCTACATGACTTTCTGGCCTGCTATCTTCGGCGGAATTTTAGGATTAATCTTCGGAGTTGCGCTTGTGGTTACTGAGCCCGGTGGAATTTTAGAAAATCGAATTGTTTTTAGTATCGTTGATAAAGTCGTATCTGTTTTCCGGGCAATTCCATTTATCATTTTGTTGGCCTTCATTGCCCCCTTCACCCAATTGATTGTTGGAACACAGATTGGAACAACCGCCGCATTAGTGCCACTTTCATTAGGTGTATTTGCTTTCTATGCTCGTCAAGTTCAAGTTGCGCTTGAAAGTGTTGACCACGGTAAAATTGAAGCTGCCCAAGCTATTGGGGCTACTAACTGGGATATCATTATTGACGTTTACCTCCGCGAAGCTCGTTCTGAACTTGTCCGTGTCTCCACCGTTACATTAATTAGTTTAGTTAGCCTTACTGCAATGGCTGGTGCAATTGGTGCTGGTGGTTTAGGTAATACTGCTATTTCATACGGTTACGACCGCTTTAACAACGACGTAACCCTCGTCGCTACGATTCTTGTTCTTTTATTTGTTTTAATCATTCAAGTAGTTGGCGATATTTTAGCCAAGAAACTTAACCACCAAGACCGTTAA
- a CDS encoding methionine ABC transporter ATP-binding protein, with the protein MANPIIDLDNISVTFKQRKQVVHAVKDVTLKVEKGDIYGIVGYSGAGKSTLVRTINLLQLPTAGSVTVNGTVFFKDHQQQISNKELQEKRRKIGMIFQHFNLLNETSVIENVLFALKHTDLDDDAKEKKALELLDLVGLKDKAEFYPVQLSGGEQQRVSIARALANDPEILISDEATSALDPQNTNQILDLLKRLNDKLDLTIVLITHEMDAVKRVANKIAVMEYGQIIERGTLQKVFLQPQQDLTRQFVGGSLAAVDTLKAFDLGHLDDDEELLQLVYDANNVTKSIIIELYKKLQVEASMLYGNIEVLAGSPVGTLFVVIKSDAEKRQQAIDFLKENDVTVTKIDDRRIWNE; encoded by the coding sequence ATGGCGAACCCGATCATTGACTTAGACAACATTAGCGTAACTTTTAAGCAGCGAAAACAGGTTGTTCATGCCGTCAAGGATGTTACCTTAAAAGTAGAAAAGGGCGATATTTATGGGATTGTTGGTTATTCTGGAGCTGGTAAATCAACATTAGTTCGAACCATCAACCTCCTACAACTTCCTACTGCTGGATCAGTAACAGTTAATGGCACTGTTTTTTTCAAAGACCATCAACAGCAAATTAGTAATAAAGAGTTACAAGAAAAGCGCCGAAAAATTGGAATGATTTTTCAACACTTCAATTTATTAAATGAAACTTCAGTAATTGAAAATGTCCTTTTCGCCCTTAAACATACTGACCTGGATGATGACGCAAAAGAGAAGAAGGCGCTTGAACTTTTAGACTTAGTTGGCTTAAAGGATAAGGCTGAATTCTACCCTGTTCAATTATCTGGTGGTGAACAACAACGCGTTTCCATTGCCCGGGCATTAGCTAATGATCCTGAAATTCTAATTTCTGATGAGGCTACTTCGGCTCTTGACCCCCAAAACACTAATCAGATTTTGGACCTTCTTAAACGGCTCAATGATAAATTGGATTTAACGATTGTCCTCATTACCCATGAAATGGACGCTGTTAAACGGGTAGCTAATAAGATTGCTGTCATGGAATATGGACAAATCATTGAGCGCGGCACCTTGCAGAAGGTGTTCCTCCAACCACAACAGGACTTAACTCGTCAATTTGTGGGAGGTTCCTTAGCCGCAGTCGATACCCTTAAAGCATTTGACCTTGGCCACCTTGACGATGATGAAGAGTTGCTGCAATTGGTCTACGATGCAAATAATGTGACTAAATCAATCATTATCGAGTTATATAAGAAGCTGCAAGTTGAAGCAAGTATGCTTTATGGAAACATTGAAGTCTTGGCCGGTTCACCAGTCGGTACCCTGTTTGTGGTTATCAAGAGCGATGCTGAGAAGCGTCAACAAGCTATTGACTTCTTAAAAGAAAACGATGTTACTGTCACAAAGATTGATGATCGGAGGATTTGGAATGAATAA